Proteins encoded in a region of the Triticum dicoccoides isolate Atlit2015 ecotype Zavitan chromosome 3A, WEW_v2.0, whole genome shotgun sequence genome:
- the LOC119267015 gene encoding uncharacterized protein LOC119267015, whose translation MGRKKGAVGGAKSVAVPVPAQTEVEVEKEAKKAAPRKRNPCPGIRAVGGRIYDPENGKTCHQCRQKTTDFAVACKQPGGKGPCSTHFCHTCLSNRYGEDAKKAAKKARWACPKCRGICNCSFCRKKKGETPTGILAHAAKATGHSSVHELLKQGSDMVAAAQTLTSLPAKIKKEQKRALGTDDDADGIVVQGDENVGTDLNAFPSSPANKKLKKGASDESTDVLKTKTELPKGTLVTNVVGAKLEADDVGSAIQFYEFCRTFAEVFQIKKGQPEKVLQLITGGSRKGRVVPSVVADLHISLLSILQEDRGENPLDYSRDGDAWITETGRYICESTVISKELPLDCLNQGVSGYKKLSPSLKLHVLNFLCDETLSTATLRGLIVKQDEGATERKIAAREKIRAAKEKEKELKERLKNEMDKSMFLRKGEEIKSLISQIKELNEDKEAAVDDEKLGDLLRTKPVRKDKGVAYWKFDGYYKKTSIMRQEFDTTGNNDKWFMFTEEEEKVIGDHLAPRSQLQCKSHTQA comes from the exons ATGGGGAGGAAGAAGGGCGCCGTCGGCGGCGCGAAGAGCGTGGCCGTGCCCGTGCCGGCGCAGACGGAGGTGGAGGTTGAGAAGGAGGCCAAGAAAGCGGCTCCGAGGAAGCGCAACCCGTGCCCCGGAATCCGCGCCGTCGGCGGCCGGATCTACGACCCGGAGAACGGCAAGACCTGCCACCAG TGCCGTCAGAAAACAACGGACTTTGCGGTGGCCTGCAAGCAGCCCGGGGGGAAGGGGCCCTGCTCAACCCACTTCTGCCACACGTGCCTGTCCAACAG GTATGGCGAGGACGCGAAGAAGGCGGCCAAGAAGGCGCGCTGGGCCTGCCCTAAATGCAGGGGCATCTGCAACTGCAGCTTCTGCAG AAAGAAGAAAGGGGAGACTCCCACGGGGATACTGGCCCATGCCGCCAAGGCGACAGGGCACTCTTCCGTCCATGAGCTGCTGAAACAGGGCTCGGACATGGTGGCCGCTGCACAGACGCTGACCTCGCTCCCCGCGAAGATCAAGAAG GAACAAAAGAGGGCCCTAGGGACAGATGATGATGCTGATGGAATAGTGGTTCAAGGCGATGAGAATGTAGGGACTGATCTCAATGCATTTCCTTCATCTCCTGCCAACAAGAAGCTGAAGAAGGGCGCTTCTGATGAGAGCACTGATGTGCTCAAGACCAAAACTGAGCTACCCAAAGGTACTCTGGTCACTAATGTTGTAGGGGCCAAGCTGGAGGCCGACGATGTTGGGTCTGCGATTCAGTTTTATGAATTCTGCCGCACATTTGCTGAG GTGTTTCAAATAAAGAAGGGACAGCCTGAAAAAGTTCTTCAACTCATAACTGGAGGAAGCCGTAAAGGGCGAGTGGTGCCTTCAGTTGTTGCTGATCTTCACATTAGTTTGTTGTCTATCCTCCAAGAAGACAGAGGAGAGAA CCCTTTGGACTATTCAAGAGATGGGGATGCTTGGATAACTGAGACTGGCAGATATATTTGTGAATCCACAGTTATCTCGAAGGAACTACCTCTTGACTGTTTAAACCAAGGGGTATCAGGATATAAAAAGTTGAGCCCTTCTTTAAAGCTCCATGTGCTGAATTTTCTGTGTGATGAGACCCTTTCTACTGC AACATTAAGGGGCTTGATTGTCAAACAAGATGAAGGTGCCACTGAGAGAAAGATTGCTGCAAGAGAAAAAATCCGTGCTGCGAAGGAAAAG GAAAAAGAGCTTAAAGAAAGACTAAAGAATGAGATGGATAAATCAATGTTTCTGAGAAAAGGAGAAGAAATTAAGAGTCTCATTTCTCAAATTAAGGAGTTAAATGAAGACAAGGAGGCAGCAGTAGATG ATGAGAAGCTCGGAGATCTACTTAGGACAAAGCCTGTCAGGAAAGACAAAGGGGTTGCATACTGGAAGTTTGATGGTTATTACAAGAAGACCTCAATAATGCGCCAAG AGTTTGACACAACAGGGAACAATGACAAGTGGTTTATGTTCACTGAGGAAGAAGAAAAAGTAATTGGAGATCATTTGGCCCCAAG GTCCCAACTTCAGTGCAAGAGTCATACCCAGGCATGA